Proteins found in one Zea mays cultivar B73 chromosome 1, Zm-B73-REFERENCE-NAM-5.0, whole genome shotgun sequence genomic segment:
- the LOC118476132 gene encoding putative ripening-related protein 6: MAKTKIAVAIAILALFQVSCAAARRHGKPAHGDHDGDGTPAVMTVNGFKRGEDGGGAASCDGRFHSDDDLIVALSSRWYAGGKRCGKAIRITAESGRTVRARVVDECDSHGGCRNNIVDSSRAVWKALGLHTDVGEVHVTWSDA, encoded by the coding sequence ATGGCGAAGACCAAGATTGCCGTAGCCATTGCCATCCTAGCTCTGTTTCAGGTCTCTTGCGCCGCAGCCCGGCGGCACGGCAAGCCAGCGCACGGTGATCACGACGGTGACGGCACCCCTGCTGTGATGACGGTGAACGGTTTCAAGCGAGGCGAGGACGGCGGCGGTGCAGCATCGTGTGATGGCCGTTTCCACAGCGACGACGACCTGATCGTGGCGCTGTCCTCGCGGTGGTACGCAGGAGGGAAGAGGTGTGGCAAGGCTATCCGCATTACAGCGGAGAGCGGGCGTACCGTGAGGGCACGGGTCGTGGACGAGTGCGACTCCCATGGAGGATGCCGCAACAACATCGTGGATTCCTCCCGCGCTGTTTGGAAGGCGCTCGGGCTCCATACTGATGTCGGCGAGGTCCACGTCACGTGGTCCGACGCCTGA
- the LOC118473177 gene encoding uncharacterized protein, with product MANTKIAVAIAILLALLQVSCAAARRHGKPAHGDHDGNGTPAVMTVNGFERGEDGGGAASCDGSFHSDDKLIVALSSRWYAGGKRCGEAIRITAESGRNREGTGRGRVRLPWRMPQQHRGFLPSRLEGAQARYGCRRGPRHVVRRLNTLHTELDGRPTTEKLGTTARGSVLPIVITTLSTYLIVERSIRSNKTSLPQQIVAWVSVAAVARPCPDPEERERETVGLQYDLVGNPLGAVRATFERTTAAAAVESGGADPVAAFRGKDWGAGDLFRSFLLEQDDLGKVQVLDSSNLGLIKPDTLVRYRGMVQDMLGNEYYIGAFKVLD from the exons ATGGCGAACACTAAGATTGCGGTAGCCATCGCCATCCTGCTAGCTCTGCTTCAGGTGTCATGCGCCGCAGCCCGGCGGCACGGCAAACCAGCTCATGGCGACCACGACGGCAACGGCACCCCTGCTGTGATGACGGTAAACGGTTTCGAGCGAGGTGAGGATGGCGGCGGCGCAGCATCGTGTGATGGCAGTTTCCACAGCGATGACAAGCTGATCGTGGCGCTGTCCTCGCGGTGGTACGCGGGAGGGAAGAGGTGCGGTGAGGCTATCCGCATCACAGCGGAGAGCGGGCGGAACCGTGAGGGCACGGGTCGTGGACGAGTGCGACTCCCATGGAGGATGCCGCAACAACATCGTGGATTCCTCCCGAGCCGTTTGGAAGGCGCTCAGGCTCGATACGGATGTCGGCGAGGTCCACGTCACGTGGTACGACGCCTGAACACGCTACACACCGAGTTGGATGGCCGCCCGACCACGGAGAAATTGGGAACCACGGCGCGCGGTTCTGTCCTACCAATTGTTATCACTACACTCTCCACGTACTTGATAGTGGAAAGGTCGATACGATCGAATAAAACTTCCCTTCCACAACAAATTGTTGCTTG GGTTTCAGTGGCAGCGGTTGCACGACCCTGCCCAGAtccagaagagagagagagagagacggtgGGGCTGCAGTACGATCTCGTCGGGAACCCATTGGGCGCGGTTCGCGCCACCTTCGAGAGGACGACCGCTGCCGCTGCGGTGGAGTCTGGAGGAGCCGACCCTGTGGCGGCGTTCCGTGGCAAAGACTGGGGTGCCGGCGACCTCTTCCGCTCCTTCCTCCTCGAGCAAGACGATCTTGGCAAG GTTCAGGTGTTGGATTCGTCAAATCTTGGATTGATCAAACCAGACACCCTGGTCCGGTATCGGGGAATGGTTCAGGATATGCTTGGGAATGAGTACTACATTGGTGCTTTCAAGGTACTGGACTAA